The following coding sequences lie in one Apium graveolens cultivar Ventura chromosome 1, ASM990537v1, whole genome shotgun sequence genomic window:
- the LOC141663377 gene encoding myosin-12 — MGTPVNIIIGSHVWVEDPQVAWIDGEVTQIKGKDATILTTNGNTIVADLSKIYPKDTEAPPAGVDDMTKLAYLHEPGVLENLASRFALNEIYTYTGNILIAVNPFRRLPHLYDTHMMQQYKGAAFGELNPHLFAVADDCYRAMINEDGSQSILVSGESGAGKTETTKMLMRYLAFMGGRSGTEGRTVEQQVLESNPVLEAFGNAKTVKNNNSSRFGKFVEIQFDKHGKISGAAVRTYLLERSRVCQVSDPERNYHCFYMLCAAPPEEAKKFKLGDPRSFHYLNQTNCYEVANVDDAREYLETRNAMDVVGISEDEQDAIFRVVAAILHLGNIDFVKGKEFDSSKLKDEKSLYHLQTAAELLMCNDKSLEDSLCQRVIVTPDGNITKPLDPAAAVLSRDALAKTIYSRLFDWLVDKINNSIGQDPTAKSIIGVLDIYGFESFKINSFEQLCINLTNEKLQQHFNQHVFKMEQEEYTKEEINWSYVEFVDNQDVLDLIEKKPGGIIALLDEACMFPKATHETFAQKMYQTYKNHKRFSKPKLARTDFTINHYAGDVTYVADQFLDKNKDYVIAEHQALLDASKCNFVANLFPTLAEETSKQSKFSSIGTRFKQQLQSLMETLSTTEPHYIRCVKPNSVLKPGIFENFNVINQLRCGGVLEAIRISCAGYPTKRSFDEFLERFGMLSPDVLDGSDEKSACVAICDRMGLKGYQIGKTKVFLRAGQMAELDARRAEILAYAARRIQRQIRTYLTRKEFITLRRATIQMQKHWRAQIARKLYEHMREEAASIRIQKHARACAERKSYKKLQEATVVIQTGLRSMAARNEFRRRRRNRAATTIQTQWRLFYARSTYNKQKKANLILQCLWRSRIARLELRKLKMAARDAGALREAKDKLEKRVEELTWRIDFEKHLRVDLEEAKGQEITKLQNALHEMQEQLEEARAAVIHEREAAKIAIEQAPPVIKEVPVVDNTKLEQLTNQNQEMEEEITELRKRADEFECMFNEVQNESKERLKEIEESQLKLAQLQITLERLELNVSNLESENQVLRQQALVASNNEKLAEEIEVFKSKIKDLESENEFLHKQKVAVEQIPTLEQATPPAKSLDNGHPTEDKPQAAEVQEETGKVEEEITKELPSTASFLSKQRSLTDRQQENHDVLIKCLMEDKLFNKSRPLAACIVYKTLLQWRSFEADKTNIFDRIIHTIRSSVEDQDSVEDLAYWLSTTSTLLFLLQSTIKASNAPNASSQRHRASPTTLFGRMAQGFRASSMGGGISSGYSGMEGKPNTQLKIEAKYPALLFKQHLTACVEKIYGLIRDSLKKEISPFLNLCIQAPRSTRIRSIRGSSRTIHSNIVAKQQASNIHWQSIVKSMDHTLKILSENYVSSVITTKIYSQVFSFINVQLFNSLLLRRECCSFSNGEYVKAGLQEFEQWCMKEADQLAGSSWDELKHIRQAVGFLVMHQKSQKTLEEISNEVCPMLSIPQIYRIGTMFWDDKYGTQGLSTEVIAKMRAVMAEDSINVPNNSFLLDVDSSIPFSMEEISRSFLDISLSDLEPPPLLRQRSDFHFLLQHID; from the exons ATG GGAACTCCTGTAAACATCATAATCGGATCGCACGTTTGGGTCGAGGATCCTCAAGTTGCATGGATCGACGGAGAGGTTACACAAATCAAAGGGAAAGATGCCACCATACTCACTACAAATGGAAATACA aTAGTTGCCGATTTATCAAAGATATACCCAAAGGACACTGAAGCACCACCAGCTGGAGTTGATGACATGACCAAATTAGCTTATCTCCATGAGCCTGGAGTACTTGAAAACCTTGCCTCTCGGTTCGCTTTAAATGAAATCTAT ACTTACACGGGGAACATTCTGATAGCTGTAAATCCTTTCCGGAGGTTGCCACATTTGTATGATACCCACATGATGCAGCAGTACAAAGGAGCTGCTTTTGGAGAACTAAATCCACATCTCTTTGCAGTTGCCGATGACTGTTACAG GGCTATGATAAATGAAGACGGAAGTCAGTCAATTTTAGTGAGTGGCGAGAGTGGAGCTGGAAAAACTGAGACAACAAAAATGCTTATGAGATACCTTGCATTCATGGGAGGCAGATCTGGAACTGAGGGCAGAACAGTTGAACAACAAGTTTTAGAG TCCAATCCAGTACTTGAAGCATTTGGGAATGCAAAAACAGTAAAGAACAACAATTCCAG TCGATTTGGTAAATTTGTAGAAATTCAATTTGATAAGCATGGGAAGATTTCTGGGGCTGCTGTTCGAACATATCTTCTGGAAAGATCACGTGTCTGCCAAGTGTCAGATCCTGAGAGGAATTATCACTGCTTTTACATGCTCTGTGCAGCACCTCCAGAG GAAGCCAAAAAATTTAAACTAGGAGACCCTAGGTCATTTCACTATCTTAATCAGACGAATTGTTATGAAGTGGCAAATGTGGATGATGCAAGGGAGTATTTGGAAACTAGAAATGCCATGGATGTTGTCGGAATAAGTGAGGATGAGCAG GATGCTATATTTCGTGTTGTAGCTGCAATCCTCCATCTTGGAAACATTGACTTTGTCAAAGGCAAGGAATTTGATTCTTCCAAACTGAAAGATGAAAAGTCACTCTATCATCTGCAGACTGCTGCAGAGCTCCTCAT GTGCAATGATAAGTCACTAGAAGATTCACTTTGCCAGCGTGTGATTGTAACTCCAGATGGGAACATTACAAAGCCACTGGATCCAGCTGCAGCTGTATTGAGTCGTGATGCCCTGGCAAAGACTATCTACTCCAGACTATTTGATTG GCTCGTGGACAAAATAAACAATTCGATTGGTCAGGATCCCACTGCAAAAAGCATAATCGGAGTCCTTGATATCTATGGATTTGAAAGCTTCAAGATAAACAG TTTTGAGCAGTTATGTATCAACTTGACAAATGAAAAGCTGCAACAGCATTTTAATCAG CACGTTTTCAAGATGGAGCAAGAAGAGTACACAAAGGAGGAAATCAACTGGAGTTATGTGGAATTTGTGGACAACCAAGACGTTTTAGATCTTATAGAAAAG AAACCTGGTGGTATAATAGCTCTTCTCGATGAGGCCTG TATGTTTCCAAAGGCCACCCATGAGACGTTTGCACAAAAGATGTACCAGACATATAAGAACCATAAACGCTTTAGCAAGCCAAAACTGGCACGAACTGATTTTACAATCAACCATTATGCTGGAGAT GTTACTTATGTAGCTGATCAGTTTTTGGACAAGAATAAGGATTATGTGATAGCAGAGCATCAAGCTCTACTAGACGCTTCAAAATGCAATTTTGTTGCTAATTTGTTCCCTACATTAGCCGAGGAAACATCTAAACAGTCAAAATTCTCATCCATTGGAACCCGTTTCAAG CAACAATTACAAAGTTTAATGGAAACTCTAAGCACAACAGAACCACATTACATCAGATGTGTAAAGCCTAATTCAGTTTTGAAGCCAGGAATATTTGAGAACTTCAATGTCATTAACCAATTAAGATGTGGG GGTGTCTTAGAGGCAATTAGAATCAGCTGTGCAGGGTATCCAACAAAGCGATCATTTGATGAATTCCTTGAACGATTCGGAATGTTGTCTCCAGATGTTTTGGATGG ATCAGATGAAAAATCTGCATGTGTTGCTATCTGTGACAGGATGGGGTTAAAGGGCTATCAG ATTGGGAAAACAAAGGTGTTTCTTAGAGCTGGGCAAATGGCTGAATTAGATGCACGAAGAGCTGAAATTCTAGCTTATGCTGCAAGGCGCATACAGAGACAAATCCGAACATATCTCACTCGAAAGGAGTTCATTACCCTTAGAAGGGCAACAATTCAAATGCAAAAACACTGGAGAG CTCAAATTGCACGTAAGCTGTATGAACATATGAGGGAGGAAGCTGCTTCAATACGTATACAGAAGCATGCACGAGCTTGTGCGGAAAGAAAATCATATAAGAAACTACAGGAAGCAACGGTAGTTATCCAAACCGGACTGCGATCTATGGCTGCCAGAAATGAATTCAGACGCAGAAGAAGAAACCGGGCTGCAACAACAATTCAG ACTCAGTGGCGACTATTCTATGCACGTTCGACCTATAACAAACAGAAGAAAGCAAATCTCATACTTCAGTGTCTTTGGAGATCAAGGATAGCAAGGTTGGAGCTTAGGAAACTGAAAATG GCAGCAAGAGATGCAGGGGCGCTTAGAGAAGCAAAGGACAAGCTGGAGAAACGCGTTGAGGAATTAACATGGCGAATAGATTTCGAAAAGCATTTGCGG GTTGACCTTGAAGAAGCAAAGGGGCAAGAAATTACGAAGCTGCAGAATGCTTTACACGAAATGCAAGAACAACTAGAAGAAGCACGTGCTGCAGTCATACACGAGAGAGAAGCAGCAAAAATAGCTATTGAACAAGCCCCTCCTGTTATTAAAGAGGTACCAGTTGTGGACAATACAAAGTTGGAGCAACTGACAAATCAAAATCAAGAGATGGAG GAAGAGATAACAGAGTTGAGAAAGAGAGCTGATGAGTTTGAGTGCATGTTTAATGAAGTTCAAAATGAGAGCAAAGAAAGACTTAAAGAAATAGAGGAATCCCAGTTGAAATTAGCACAGCTACAGATTACCCTTGAAAG GCTAGAACTAAATGTGTCCAACCTCGAATCTGAGAACCAGGTTCTTCGTCAGCAGGCTTTAGTTGCATCAAATAATGAGAAGCTAGCTGAAGAAATTGAAGT CTTCAAAAGCAAGATTAAAGATCTGGAATCAGAAAATGAGTTTCTTCATAAGCAGAAAGTTGCGGTGGAGCAAATCCCTACCCTAGAGCAGGCAACACCACCAGCAAAG AGTCTGGATAATGGACACCCAACTGAGGACAAGCCCCAAGCAGCTGAAGTACAGGAAGAAACAGGAAAAGTAGAGGAAGAAATAACAAAA GAATTACCAAGCACAGCCTCCTTCCTAAGCAAGCAAAGATCTCTAACAGACAGGCAGCAG GAAAATCATGATGTACTTATCAAGTGCCTTATGGAGGACAAGCTATTCAACAAGAGCAGACCTCTTGCAGCTTGTATAGTGTATAAAACACTTCTTCAATGGAGATCCTTTGAGGCAGACAAGACCAATATTTTTGATAGAATAATTCACACAATTCGATCATCTGTTGAG GATCAAGATAGTGTTGAAGATCTTGCATATTGGCTCTCAACAACTTCTACCCTTTTGTTCCTTCTGCAAAGTACAATCAAGGCAAGCAATGCGCCAAATGCGTCTTCACAGCGTCATCGAGCTTCTCCTACAACCCTGTTTGGAAGAATGGCACAA GGTTTTCGTGCATCTTCAATGGGAGGGGGAATTTCCAGTGGGTACAGTGGAATGGAGGGAAAGCCAAACACACAATTGAAAATAGAAGCCAAGTATCCGGCTCTGTTGTTTAAGCAGCACTTAACGGCTTGTGTTGAAAAAATATATGGACTAATCCGTGATAGCTTGAAGAAAGAGATTAGCCCATTCCTGAACTTGTGTATACAA GCACCTAGATCTACAAGGATCAGATCTATAAGAGGTTCATCTAGAACTATCCATTCAAATATAGTGGCAAAGCAGCAAGCATCAAACATACACTGGCAAAGCATTGTCAAAAGCATGGATCATACATTAAAAATACTGTCTGAAAACTAT GTGTCTTCTGTTATAACAACAAAAATCTACAGTCAGGTTTTCTCATTCATTAATGTCCAGCTTTTCAATAG CTTACTACTACGCCGTGAATGTTGCTCCTTTAGCAATGGAGAATATGTTAAGGCAGGTTTACAAGAATTTGAACAATGGTGTATGAAAGAAGCCGATCAG CTTGCTGGATCTTCATGGGATGAATTGAAACACATAAGGCAAGCAGTAGGATTTCTG GTAATGCATCAAAAGTCTCAGAAGACACTCGA